The genomic stretch AACAGATTTTATCTTCAATCAAGAAAAAATCTTTACATTTAATAATCAAGATTTTTATATTGATTTTATTACAGATAAACAAATTAATAGCAAACAATTGGCAGCCACTTTACGCGAAGAGCACGCAAATATTACTTTTGTTTTATTACAAGAAATGGCAGCTCAAAAAATATTAGTTGTTGTTTCTTCAAAAACCAACAACTCTTTAGATATTTTAAATAAAATTAACAAAATTTTTGATGGCAAAGGTGGGGGTAACAAAATTATTGCCCAAGGAATTCTAAACCAAAAAGAAGTTAATATTAATAAAATCAAAGAGATAATATGGATGTAAAAAAGCGAATTTTAGCACTAGATTTAGGTACTAAAACATGTGGCTTTGCTATAACAGATCCTTTGGCAATTATTGCCCAATCTCTTGAAAATTTTACTTATAAAAATGGTGATTTAAATCAAATTGTCTTGAAAATTCGAGATCTGCAAAAGCAATATGAAATCGGAAAAATTGTTTTAGGATATCCACTTTACATGAATGGCAATAAAGCACCACATACGTTATTAGTTGAGAAAATGTCTTCAATTTTAAAGCAAAATTTTCAAATACCAGTTGTTTTACAAGATGAGCGATTATCAACAAGTCAAGCACATGATATTCTCATTTTAGCAAATGTGAGCCGCAAAAAAAGGAAAAAAGTGATTGATAAATTAGCAGCACAAATTATTTTAGAGCGTTATTTAAGTGAAAATTAAAATTCAAAAAAGGAAGTTATGAAATTAATAGTAGGATTGGGTAATCCTGGTAAACAATATGAAAAAACCAAGCATAATGTTGGTTTTTGAGCAATTGATGCATTAGCCGAAAAAATAGGGGCTAAATTTAAACAACATTTGCCAAAAACACATTATTCTATTGCTGAAGATTATGAAATTATTCTTTTAAAACCACAAACTTTTATGAATCTTTCAGGAGAAGCAATTGTTGAGTTTCGAGCATTTTGCAAATCTAAAGGAATTAAAATTAGTGATATGCTAGTAATTTATGATGATATGGATTTGCAAATAGGACAAGCAATAATGCGAGCTCAAGGAGGAGCAAATGGACAAAAAGGAATGCAAAATATCATTGATCTTTTAGCTACTAAAGAAATTAAAAGGATTAAAATTGGTATTGGAAGATCACAACATGCAGCTGATTATGTGCTTAGCCCTTTTAATTTAGAAGATCAACACAAAATAGAACAAGTTATTCAAAAAGTTGTTGAAATTTGTTTGTTTTATTCAACTAACAACTTTTCTAGTACTATCCAGGTTTTTAATGTTGAAAAAAACAAAATATAGATTTTTATTAGCCATCAGCGGCGGTGCTGATTCAATGTATTTGCTAGATCGCTTTAAAAAATTTGATATAATTGTTGCCCATGTTAACTATAATTTGCGCAAGCAATCAATATTAGAGCAAGATCTAGTTGAGAAATATTGTCAAAAAAATAATATAACTTATCAAATTTTAGAGTTAAAAAATATAGAATATAAAAGTAATTTCCAATCAGAAGCGCGTAATCTTAGATACAAATTTTTTTCTCAAGTTTATCAAAAATACCATTGTGACTATTTGGTTATCGCTCATCATAGTGATGATTTTTTAGAAACTATTTTAATGCAAAAACTTAAAAATAAAATTGTTAATTTTTGAGGTATTAAAGCCAAAATTAATAATTTTGGTATGCAAATTTGAAGACCTTTGATTTATAAAGTGGATAAAAATAAAATTATCAAATATAATAAAAAAAATAATATTGCCTACTTTGATGATCAAAGTAATTTCAAACCTATTTACAAAAGAAATCAAATTCGAATGGATATACAAAAGTGATCCTGAATCTATAAAAAGATGTTTATTTTAAAATACATTTTGTATAATTTTGTTCTCAAAATCAAATGATTTTTTATTAAAAAAGAAATAGCAAAATGAAAACAATCTGACTATAGTACCTACTTATTTTCAAAGCTAAAATACCAAACAAATATTATATATTATATAATTCATAACAATTTTGAAGAAATTAACTTAACAAAGGGTAAAATTAATGCCATAATTACCTTTATAAATTCAAAAAATTCTAATGGTAGTTATCTTTTAAAAGAAAATGTTTATTTAATTAAAAAAAAACATAAAATAATACTAAAATCTAGTAAAATTTAATAAACTATAATTTAGAAAGGAAGCTTATGAAACAAAGAATGAAAAAACCCTCTCTTGGGACCTTTATTTTGATTTTAATTCTCATTGGTATTTTAGCGTATGTTCTTTGGCAATTTTTATCACCAAAATTAGGTTATAAATCATTGTCTGATTTAGAACAAAGAATTATTACCAATGCTAAAAGCGCAACTGATGATAACTTTTTTTGAGCTTTCGGTTTTGATATAAGTGACTTTAGAATTAAAGTTGTTGAGCAAGTTGGAAATAGAATTGAAAGCTATCAAGTTGTAGCAGATCCAACTATTATTCGTCTTTATCAAGCAGGGACAGGTGGTGTTATTAGTGAAAATATTTTATCACAACTGGGCTCTAGCGCTCCTAAAGTTAATAGTTGAAGAGAAATTATTCAATTAGCAACTAAGGCCTCTTTAACTTCTGAAATTATTGAAAATGCTATTAATCAAAAAATTAATAACGCACTTTCCTTAGTCGGCGCTGGTCAAAGTGTAAGTAAAAACACTATTGTAAACGCTAACCTACCAGTTATTTTTAACTTTGATCGTCCAAGAGGTAATTTCTTAAGTAGTTTTATAGTACCTTATATTCCCTTCTTGTTAATCAGTTTGTTTGGATTTTGATTATTTTTTAGACTTAGTCAAAATTCACAAGCTGGAGGTGGGTTATTTAACCCTGGAAAAAACCAAGCAATTCGTATAAAATCAAATAAAAAATTCACCGATGTTGCTGGAAATGCTGAAGTAAAAGAAGAAATTGCAGAATTTGTTGACTATTTAAAAAATCCAAAAAAATATGCAGCTGCTGGTGCAAAAATTCCAAAAGGAATTTTACTAGGTGGTCCTCCAGGAACTGGAAAAACCTTGCTAGCTAAGGCGACTGCTGGTGAAGCAAATGTACCATTTTTCTTTATTTCAGCTTCAAACTTTGTTGAATTATATGTCGGAGTTGGAGCAAAAAGAGTGCGTGAATTATTTAAAGAAGCACGTGCTGAATCTCCAGCAATTATTTTCATTGATGAGTTAGATGCAATAGGTCGCTCACGTGGATCAGGAATTGGCGGTGGGCACGATGAGCGTGAACAAACCTTAAACCAATTACTAGTGGAAATGGATGGAATGGTTGAAAATTCAGGAATTTTACTCATTGGAGCTACCAACAGAACTGATGTTTTAGATCCAGCGCTACTTCGTCCAGGACGTTTTGATCGCTCAATTATTGTGGGATTACCAGATATTAAAGAAAGAGAAGAAATTTTAAAACTTCATGCTAAAGGAAAACGTATTTCTCAAAATATTACTTTGGCAAATATCGCAAAAAGAACACCAGGATTCTCTGGCGCACAATTAGAAAATGTTATCAATGAGGCAACACTTTTATCTGTTCGTGAAAAAACACAAGTAATAACTGGTAAACAAATTGATGAAGCCATCGACCGTGTAATAAGTGGTCCAGCTAAGAAAAATAGAGTTATCACTGAGGATGAGCGTACCATGGTTGCATATCATGAAGCAGGACATGCTGTTGTTGGAATTAAGCTACGTTCTGGGGTAAAAGTACAAAAAATCACTATTGTTCCTCGTGGAAACACTGGTGGATACAATTTAATGCTACCCGAACATGAAAAATATAATTCTACTAAATCTGAATTGTTAGCTTCAATTGCCGCTTTTATGGGTGGAAGAGCAGCAGAGGAAATTATTTATGGTAAAAACGAAATTTCAACTGGCGCAGCAAATGATATTGAAAAAGCTACTAAGATAGCTCGTCGTATGGTTACAGAATTTGGAATGTCTAACTTAGGACCAATTCAATATGAGCAAGACAATTCATCACCATTTTTAGGTCGTGATTATTTTAAAAATGCTTCTTTTTCATCACAAGTTGGGCATGAAATTGATATTGAAATTCGTGAAATTATTTCATCTTCATATAAATTAGCAATTGCTACTATTCAAGAACATAGATTATTACTTGAGTTAATTAAAGATACTTTATTAGAAAAAGAAACTATTGTCTTTGAAGAAATTCAACAACTTGAGCAAACATTGAAACCATTGCCAAAATCTACTGAAATTGAAGAAAAACAAAAAGTGAATACTAAAGATATTTTAGAAGAATTAATGGGTAGTGATTTTGCAAATAATCAAGAAAAAAGCTATGAAAATGAAGACCAAAATCAAAATTCACTAGAAGCAATAAATTATAATATTGATGATCAAGATGATGATAAAAATGACAGTGAATCTAAAATTGATAGTTCTAAAGAACAATAAAACAAAAAGAGATTAGTAATTAAAAAAATAAGATTTTTATCTTATTTTTTTATAATATAAAGGAAAAAAATGGAAAAATTAAATGATCAAGAAAAAGTAAGGTTAAATAAATTTGAGAACTTACAAAATAATAATTTAGCTTTTAGTGAATCAAAATATTCTCATTCTGATTGAAATGAACTAGAGAGCAAATTTGCTAATCACACTAAAGAAGATCTAGAAAATTTAAATATTAGAGCTGCTTTTGCAGGCAGAATTATAGCACAGCGTGGCCCTTTTCTAGTTATTCAAAATAATGGTTTGCACATTCAGTTATACATAGATAAGCGATTTTCTCAAAGTGAAAAATATCATCTTATTTTTGAAAATCTTGACCTTGGTGACATTATTGAAGCCGAAGGTTATTTGTTTAAAACTAAAACTCAGCAACTTAGCTTACATGTCTCAGATTTTCTTTTATTAACAAAATCGCTCAAACCACTTCCTGATCAATACTATGGCTTAAGTGATCAAGAAGAAAAATATCGCAAACGATATTTAGACTTAATTGTAAACACAAAAACAAGAGATACTTTTATTAAAAGAAGCAGAATTGTTTCATATATTCGTCATTTTTTTGATAATCAAAATTATTTAGAAGTTGATACTCCGGTGCTCCAACCTATTTTAGGTGGGGCTTCAGCTCGTCCTTTTATTACTCATTATAATTCATTACACCGTGATTATTATTTAAGAATTGCAACTGAACTACCTTTAAAAAAATTGTTAGTTGGTGGTATTGATCGCGTCTATGAGATTGGAAAAATCTTTCGTAATGAAGGTGTAGATACAACACATAATCCTGAATTTACTAGCATTGAATTTTATCAAGCTTATGCAAATTTAGAAACTATGATGCAACAAACCGAAAATTTATTTCAATTTTTAATTGAAAAAATTAACAATTCAAAC from Mesomycoplasma conjunctivae encodes the following:
- the ruvX gene encoding Holliday junction resolvase RuvX — its product is MDVKKRILALDLGTKTCGFAITDPLAIIAQSLENFTYKNGDLNQIVLKIRDLQKQYEIGKIVLGYPLYMNGNKAPHTLLVEKMSSILKQNFQIPVVLQDERLSTSQAHDILILANVSRKKRKKVIDKLAAQIILERYLSEN
- the pth gene encoding aminoacyl-tRNA hydrolase; this translates as MKLIVGLGNPGKQYEKTKHNVGFWAIDALAEKIGAKFKQHLPKTHYSIAEDYEIILLKPQTFMNLSGEAIVEFRAFCKSKGIKISDMLVIYDDMDLQIGQAIMRAQGGANGQKGMQNIIDLLATKEIKRIKIGIGRSQHAADYVLSPFNLEDQHKIEQVIQKVVEICLFYSTNNFSSTIQVFNVEKNKI
- the tilS gene encoding tRNA lysidine(34) synthetase TilS; amino-acid sequence: MLKKTKYRFLLAISGGADSMYLLDRFKKFDIIVAHVNYNLRKQSILEQDLVEKYCQKNNITYQILELKNIEYKSNFQSEARNLRYKFFSQVYQKYHCDYLVIAHHSDDFLETILMQKLKNKIVNFWGIKAKINNFGMQIWRPLIYKVDKNKIIKYNKKNNIAYFDDQSNFKPIYKRNQIRMDIQKWSWIYKKMFILKYILYNFVLKIKWFFIKKEIAKWKQSDYSTYLFSKLKYQTNIIYYIIHNNFEEINLTKGKINAIITFINSKNSNGSYLLKENVYLIKKKHKIILKSSKI
- the ftsH gene encoding ATP-dependent zinc metalloprotease FtsH — protein: MKQRMKKPSLGTFILILILIGILAYVLWQFLSPKLGYKSLSDLEQRIITNAKSATDDNFFWAFGFDISDFRIKVVEQVGNRIESYQVVADPTIIRLYQAGTGGVISENILSQLGSSAPKVNSWREIIQLATKASLTSEIIENAINQKINNALSLVGAGQSVSKNTIVNANLPVIFNFDRPRGNFLSSFIVPYIPFLLISLFGFWLFFRLSQNSQAGGGLFNPGKNQAIRIKSNKKFTDVAGNAEVKEEIAEFVDYLKNPKKYAAAGAKIPKGILLGGPPGTGKTLLAKATAGEANVPFFFISASNFVELYVGVGAKRVRELFKEARAESPAIIFIDELDAIGRSRGSGIGGGHDEREQTLNQLLVEMDGMVENSGILLIGATNRTDVLDPALLRPGRFDRSIIVGLPDIKEREEILKLHAKGKRISQNITLANIAKRTPGFSGAQLENVINEATLLSVREKTQVITGKQIDEAIDRVISGPAKKNRVITEDERTMVAYHEAGHAVVGIKLRSGVKVQKITIVPRGNTGGYNLMLPEHEKYNSTKSELLASIAAFMGGRAAEEIIYGKNEISTGAANDIEKATKIARRMVTEFGMSNLGPIQYEQDNSSPFLGRDYFKNASFSSQVGHEIDIEIREIISSSYKLAIATIQEHRLLLELIKDTLLEKETIVFEEIQQLEQTLKPLPKSTEIEEKQKVNTKDILEELMGSDFANNQEKSYENEDQNQNSLEAINYNIDDQDDDKNDSESKIDSSKEQ
- the lysS gene encoding lysine--tRNA ligase; translated protein: MEKLNDQEKVRLNKFENLQNNNLAFSESKYSHSDWNELESKFANHTKEDLENLNIRAAFAGRIIAQRGPFLVIQNNGLHIQLYIDKRFSQSEKYHLIFENLDLGDIIEAEGYLFKTKTQQLSLHVSDFLLLTKSLKPLPDQYYGLSDQEEKYRKRYLDLIVNTKTRDTFIKRSRIVSYIRHFFDNQNYLEVDTPVLQPILGGASARPFITHYNSLHRDYYLRIATELPLKKLLVGGIDRVYEIGKIFRNEGVDTTHNPEFTSIEFYQAYANLETMMQQTENLFQFLIEKINNSNPVLNFGEYQIDFSKPFARINMVEEVSKKVGHNFYQISEEQAKQIAQDHDIKVEPFYTKGHIINELFEKYIEEELIQPTFVTGHPIEISPLAKKDPKNNNFTQRAELFIAKKEFANMFNELNDPFDQLARFESQISEKNMGNEEASEIDYDFVESLYYGLPPAGGCGIGIDRLVMLFTNNESIREVILYPQLKTKKE